A genomic stretch from Luteolibacter flavescens includes:
- a CDS encoding MBOAT family O-acyltransferase → MNFASYEFWRTLFFCFLGSRLIIAMVARLAPRHEPDTGKWCLAATGLILLGVESWLTLVVFLWVVGLSWIGVLLAGRGWFEKPYRIYGGLAFALLLGAQLAPLFYYKYWDFILNEWLGLDVRKPSVLIPMGLSFYTFQKIGFWIDTIRNPGRRPRFLDYLNFCSFFPQIVAGPIERKEALLPQIESVRFRIHRENLETALQWIVLGLGYKLIVADNIGGFAQAFRIDPANAWHVWFECLAFAIRIYFDFSGYSFIAIGLGLLLGVKLTLNFRSPYWAQDMREFWRNWHITLGSWLRDYIYIPLGGRRVPWWAVNTLIVFLISGIWHGAGWGFLIWGLLHGLGVAVCSISKDRWIPFAPLRWLLTFAYTTATWLFFLERDATVLWQKAASLVQPGAYSLPNLRHLQQVFTGPGEMVVSAVILALAAVALAIEGLGVRRDLEPYHFGRKPVAGVVLVFLIVLLAPLEESSFIYFNF, encoded by the coding sequence ATGAATTTCGCCTCTTACGAATTCTGGAGAACGCTGTTCTTCTGCTTCCTCGGCTCGCGGCTGATCATCGCCATGGTCGCGAGGCTCGCCCCGCGGCACGAGCCGGACACGGGCAAGTGGTGCCTCGCCGCCACCGGGCTCATCCTGCTCGGCGTGGAGAGCTGGCTGACGCTGGTCGTCTTCCTCTGGGTGGTCGGTCTGAGCTGGATCGGCGTGCTACTGGCCGGGCGCGGGTGGTTCGAGAAGCCCTACCGGATCTATGGCGGGCTGGCCTTCGCCCTTCTGCTCGGCGCGCAGCTCGCACCGCTGTTTTACTACAAGTACTGGGACTTCATCCTGAACGAGTGGCTGGGGCTGGACGTGCGGAAGCCCTCCGTGCTGATCCCGATGGGCCTGTCCTTCTACACCTTCCAGAAGATCGGCTTCTGGATCGATACCATCCGCAATCCGGGCAGGCGGCCCCGCTTCCTGGACTACCTGAATTTCTGCTCCTTCTTCCCGCAGATCGTCGCCGGCCCCATCGAGCGGAAGGAAGCGCTGCTGCCGCAGATCGAGTCCGTCCGCTTCCGCATCCACCGCGAGAATCTGGAGACCGCCCTGCAGTGGATCGTCCTCGGGCTGGGCTACAAGCTGATCGTGGCGGACAACATCGGCGGATTTGCGCAGGCCTTCCGCATCGATCCCGCGAATGCGTGGCACGTGTGGTTCGAGTGCCTGGCCTTCGCGATCCGCATCTACTTCGACTTCTCCGGCTACAGCTTCATCGCCATCGGCCTGGGCCTGCTGCTCGGGGTGAAGCTGACGCTGAACTTCCGCAGCCCCTACTGGGCGCAGGACATGCGGGAATTCTGGAGGAACTGGCACATCACGCTGGGCTCCTGGCTGCGGGACTACATCTACATCCCGCTCGGCGGGCGGCGGGTGCCGTGGTGGGCGGTGAATACGCTGATCGTCTTCCTCATCTCAGGCATCTGGCATGGCGCGGGATGGGGCTTCCTGATCTGGGGCCTGCTGCACGGCCTCGGCGTGGCCGTGTGCTCGATCAGCAAGGACCGCTGGATCCCCTTTGCCCCGCTGCGCTGGCTGCTCACCTTCGCCTACACCACGGCCACCTGGCTCTTCTTCCTGGAGCGCGATGCCACCGTGCTGTGGCAAAAGGCCGCCTCGCTGGTCCAGCCGGGTGCCTACTCGCTGCCAAATCTGCGCCACCTCCAGCAGGTCTTCACCGGTCCCGGCGAGATGGTGGTGAGCGCGGTGATCCTCGCGCTGGCCGCGGTGGCGCTGGCGATCGAGGGCCTTGGCGTGCGGCGTGATCTGGAGCCCTATCACTTCGGCCGGAAGCCGGTCGCCGGTGTCGTGCTCGTCTTCCTGATCGTGCTGCTCGCACCGCTCGAGGAGTCGTCGTTCATCTACTTCAATTTCTGA
- a CDS encoding VTT domain-containing protein has protein sequence MQALKQLVADYGSQYPWVLFVALVILPGLGFPAGVLLLLAGVVWGSQPSTCLLALAGILLNVTWTHCLAAGLARRRIVRWMGPRLQPWLDLPRTDLMKVAWLLRVTPGVPLFLQNYALGALGVPLRLSLLTALPIVALYTCGFVLTGGAIFDGRLGLAISGVALLAAAAIAMRLIRSRQAKPGSDAGGGA, from the coding sequence GTGCAGGCCCTCAAGCAACTCGTGGCCGACTACGGCAGCCAGTACCCATGGGTCCTCTTCGTAGCGCTGGTCATCCTGCCCGGCCTCGGCTTTCCCGCCGGAGTCCTGCTACTGCTGGCAGGCGTGGTGTGGGGGAGCCAGCCTTCCACCTGCCTGCTCGCGCTGGCGGGCATCCTCCTGAATGTGACATGGACGCACTGCCTCGCTGCAGGACTGGCCCGCAGGCGCATCGTCCGGTGGATGGGTCCGCGGCTGCAACCGTGGCTGGACTTGCCGCGGACGGACCTGATGAAGGTCGCCTGGCTGCTGCGGGTGACTCCCGGGGTCCCGCTTTTCCTTCAAAACTACGCGCTGGGTGCCCTCGGCGTGCCACTGCGCCTCTCCCTGCTGACCGCGCTGCCGATCGTGGCACTCTACACCTGCGGCTTCGTCCTCACGGGCGGCGCGATTTTCGACGGTCGCCTCGGCCTGGCAATCTCCGGCGTGGCGCTGCTCGCCGCGGCGGCCATCGCCATGCGCCTGATCCGCTCGCGGCAGGCGAAGCCCGGCTCCGATGCGGGAGGCGGGGCGTGA
- a CDS encoding acyltransferase family protein, whose product MSPAASPSRSTLRDPALDVLRVVAMICVMMVHTPKGVDGVTTFLKHYMATAGVPAFFILSGYLSARKIADRDHRPRDFFREKFRTLIVPYLIWNVLVLAAILILKTFIPGTDSLGNGNYFGVDFEPWSMTCAIFGIGRSPIVYQFWFLRDLIIVSFIAFFLCRALPQASIIGWLLLLIPLPFVPSLGLFLVGISIGGRQSLTDRWDLGKSLIFGAGWIAVGIAATNGLLSIPSAAYQIFGTVFLYSLSTLVSRGPGGGHIATWGPMTFLAFAIHEPLQTIIFKVWEKLAWPRFGTVITNLLVPLLIFAVSLGIYHLMRRISPKLLLLLTGGR is encoded by the coding sequence ATGTCTCCGGCGGCCAGCCCCTCCCGCTCCACCCTCCGGGACCCCGCTCTCGACGTCCTCCGGGTGGTGGCGATGATTTGCGTGATGATGGTTCACACCCCGAAGGGTGTGGATGGCGTCACCACCTTCCTGAAGCACTACATGGCCACCGCGGGCGTCCCGGCCTTCTTCATCCTTTCAGGCTACCTTTCCGCACGGAAAATTGCGGACCGGGATCACCGGCCGCGCGATTTCTTCCGGGAGAAGTTCAGGACGCTGATCGTGCCCTACCTCATCTGGAATGTACTGGTCCTGGCGGCCATTCTTATCCTGAAGACCTTCATCCCCGGCACCGATTCGCTGGGAAACGGCAATTACTTCGGTGTCGATTTCGAGCCATGGTCGATGACCTGTGCGATCTTCGGCATCGGACGGAGCCCGATCGTCTATCAGTTCTGGTTTCTCCGGGACCTGATCATCGTGAGCTTCATCGCATTTTTCCTGTGCCGGGCGCTGCCTCAGGCATCGATCATCGGCTGGCTGCTTCTTCTGATCCCCCTGCCCTTCGTTCCATCCTTGGGGCTCTTTCTGGTGGGTATTTCCATCGGAGGCCGGCAATCCCTGACCGATCGATGGGATCTTGGGAAATCCCTGATCTTCGGTGCGGGGTGGATCGCCGTCGGCATCGCGGCGACCAACGGTCTGCTCTCCATCCCGAGCGCTGCCTACCAGATATTCGGCACCGTATTCCTGTATTCGCTGTCCACCCTCGTGAGCCGCGGTCCCGGAGGGGGGCACATCGCGACCTGGGGGCCGATGACTTTCCTGGCTTTCGCCATCCACGAACCACTGCAGACGATCATCTTCAAGGTCTGGGAGAAGCTCGCGTGGCCGAGATTCGGCACGGTTATCACCAACCTGCTCGTTCCGCTGCTGATCTTCGCAGTCAGCCTCGGGATCTATCATCTCATGAGGCGCATTTCCCCGAAGCTACTGCTTCTGCTGACGGGAGGACGTTGA
- a CDS encoding class I SAM-dependent methyltransferase, whose product MSLSRHAQSLAKGLAYRLGFSLKRLRSAQAATAIAGDFTGKVRPLLHRTDPYEGFDAAAWPDDAAGWGSDSPAFGELVEELRPTRILEVGTWKGGSALNLAGHVSRLGLDCEIICVDTWLGALEMWTDLDDPIRHGALGLKHGYPTLYYRFLANVCRAGHQGRVTPLPLPSFTAAQWFALKGIRADMIYVDASHEEEDVYQDLVSYWDLVRPGGVLFGDDWAWDGVRLAVERFAGETGVVIRHRHDKWELRK is encoded by the coding sequence ATGTCCCTCTCCCGTCACGCGCAGAGCCTTGCGAAGGGCTTGGCCTATCGTCTCGGCTTCAGCCTGAAGCGCCTGCGGTCCGCTCAAGCGGCAACCGCCATCGCCGGTGACTTCACCGGAAAGGTGCGGCCGCTGCTGCATCGCACGGACCCCTACGAGGGCTTCGACGCGGCGGCTTGGCCGGACGATGCGGCGGGCTGGGGATCGGATTCGCCGGCCTTTGGCGAGCTGGTCGAGGAGCTGCGCCCGACACGCATCCTGGAAGTCGGGACGTGGAAGGGCGGCTCGGCGCTGAATCTGGCAGGACACGTCTCGCGGCTCGGCCTGGACTGCGAGATCATCTGCGTGGACACGTGGCTGGGCGCGCTGGAGATGTGGACGGATCTGGATGACCCCATCCGCCACGGCGCGCTGGGGCTGAAGCACGGCTACCCCACGCTCTACTACCGCTTCCTCGCGAATGTCTGCCGGGCAGGCCACCAAGGGCGCGTCACCCCTCTACCGCTGCCGTCATTCACTGCTGCCCAGTGGTTTGCCCTGAAGGGCATCCGGGCGGACATGATCTATGTGGACGCCAGCCACGAGGAGGAGGATGTCTATCAGGACCTCGTCTCCTACTGGGATCTGGTGCGTCCGGGTGGCGTGCTTTTCGGCGATGACTGGGCGTGGGACGGCGTGCGTCTCGCCGTGGAGCGCTTCGCGGGCGAGACCGGCGTCGTGATCCGCCACCGCCACGACAAGTGGGAGTTGCGGAAGTAG
- the cysN gene encoding sulfate adenylyltransferase subunit CysN produces the protein MDLLRFTTAGSVDDGKSTLIGRLLYDSKSIFEDQLEAIEETSKRRGDGHVDLALLTDGLKAEREQGITIDVAYRYFATPKRKFIIADTPGHIQYTRNMVTGASTANLAIILIDARKGVIEQTKRHSFIANLLRIQHVVVAVNKMDLVEYSEEVYEKIIKDYQEFASRLDNIVDITPIPISALNGDNVVDKSTSMPWYQGPSLLYHLEHVYVGGEENHVDARFPVQWVIRPQSDEWHDFRGYAGRVAGGVFKPGDEITVLPSGFTSRIKTIHTADGNIDEAFAPQSVTLTLTDEIDISRGDMIVKKNNPPQSSQDIEAMICWFSNKPMASRAKVILRHTSREMQAIISEVKYLVDINTLHKIEGAETFAMNDVGRITLRTAQPVIHDSYRRNRQTGSFILVDPGTNETVAAGMII, from the coding sequence ATGGACCTTCTCCGTTTCACCACCGCCGGCTCCGTTGACGACGGCAAATCCACGCTCATCGGCCGCCTGCTTTATGATTCCAAGTCGATCTTCGAGGACCAGCTCGAGGCCATCGAGGAAACCTCGAAGCGCCGCGGTGACGGCCACGTGGACCTGGCACTGCTGACGGACGGCCTGAAGGCCGAGCGCGAGCAAGGCATCACCATCGACGTAGCCTACCGCTACTTCGCCACGCCGAAGCGCAAGTTCATCATCGCCGATACCCCGGGCCACATCCAGTACACGCGGAACATGGTCACGGGTGCCTCGACGGCAAACCTGGCCATCATCCTGATCGACGCGCGCAAGGGCGTGATCGAGCAGACGAAGCGCCACAGCTTCATCGCGAACCTGCTGCGCATCCAGCACGTCGTGGTGGCGGTGAACAAGATGGACCTCGTGGAGTACTCCGAGGAGGTCTATGAGAAGATCATCAAGGACTACCAGGAATTCGCCTCGCGCCTGGACAACATCGTGGACATCACGCCGATCCCGATCTCCGCGCTGAATGGCGACAACGTGGTGGACAAGTCCACGAGCATGCCGTGGTACCAGGGCCCCTCGCTGCTCTACCATCTCGAGCACGTCTATGTCGGCGGCGAGGAAAACCACGTCGATGCCCGCTTCCCCGTGCAGTGGGTGATCCGCCCGCAGAGCGACGAGTGGCACGATTTCCGCGGCTATGCCGGCCGCGTGGCCGGCGGCGTCTTCAAGCCCGGCGACGAGATCACCGTGCTGCCCTCCGGCTTCACCTCGCGGATCAAGACGATCCACACCGCCGACGGGAACATCGACGAAGCCTTCGCCCCCCAGAGCGTGACGCTCACGCTGACCGACGAGATCGACATCTCGCGCGGCGACATGATCGTCAAAAAGAACAACCCGCCGCAGAGCTCGCAGGACATCGAGGCGATGATCTGCTGGTTCTCGAACAAGCCGATGGCCTCCCGTGCCAAGGTGATCCTGCGCCACACCTCCCGCGAGATGCAGGCGATCATCAGCGAGGTGAAGTACCTCGTGGACATCAACACGCTGCACAAGATCGAGGGTGCCGAGACCTTCGCGATGAACGACGTCGGCCGCATCACCCTGCGCACCGCGCAGCCGGTGATCCACGACTCGTATCGCCGGAACCGCCAGACCGGTTCCTTCATCCTGGTCGATCCCGGCACCAATGAAACGGTCGCCGCGGGGATGATCATCTGA
- the cysD gene encoding sulfate adenylyltransferase subunit CysD: MPNYQLSHLDQIEAEAIFVLRETAAQFQNPGLLFSGGKDSIVMAWIARKAFHPARMPFPLVHVDTGHNFPETITYRDEFAAKLDARLVVGSVQKSIDDGRVVEEKGPNASRNRAQTTTLLDTIAEYQFDALLGGGRRDEEKARAKERFFSHRDDFGQWDPKNQRPELWNLFNGRKHPGEHFRVFPLSNFTEMDIWMYMHREGIVLPSLYYAHERETVTRNGTILAVSEFVQPRDGEVVEKKVIRFRTMGDATITGAVESTADTMEKIIEEVAAARQTERGNRADDKRSETAMEDRKKEGYF, encoded by the coding sequence ATGCCCAACTACCAGCTCTCCCACCTCGACCAGATCGAAGCCGAGGCGATCTTCGTCCTCCGCGAGACCGCGGCGCAGTTCCAGAATCCCGGCCTGCTTTTCTCAGGCGGCAAGGACTCGATCGTGATGGCCTGGATCGCCCGCAAGGCCTTCCACCCCGCACGCATGCCTTTCCCGCTGGTGCACGTCGATACGGGCCACAATTTCCCGGAGACCATCACCTACCGCGACGAATTCGCCGCGAAGCTGGATGCCCGCCTGGTGGTCGGCTCGGTACAGAAGTCCATCGATGACGGCCGCGTGGTCGAAGAGAAGGGACCGAATGCCTCCCGCAACCGCGCGCAGACGACGACGCTGCTCGACACCATCGCCGAGTATCAATTCGACGCGCTGCTCGGCGGCGGCCGCCGCGACGAGGAAAAGGCCCGCGCGAAGGAGCGCTTTTTCTCCCACCGCGACGACTTCGGCCAGTGGGACCCGAAGAACCAGCGCCCCGAGCTGTGGAATCTCTTCAACGGCCGCAAGCACCCGGGCGAGCACTTCCGCGTCTTCCCGCTGTCGAATTTCACGGAGATGGACATCTGGATGTACATGCACCGCGAGGGCATCGTGCTGCCGAGCCTCTACTACGCCCACGAGCGCGAGACCGTGACCCGCAACGGCACCATCCTCGCCGTGAGCGAATTCGTCCAACCGCGCGATGGCGAGGTGGTCGAGAAGAAGGTGATCCGCTTCCGCACCATGGGTGACGCCACCATCACCGGCGCCGTGGAATCCACCGCCGACACGATGGAAAAGATCATCGAGGAAGTCGCCGCCGCCCGCCAGACCGAGCGCGGCAATCGCGCCGACGACAAGCGCTCCGAAACCGCGATGGAGGACCGGAAGAAGGAGGGATACTTCTAA
- the cysC gene encoding adenylyl-sulfate kinase produces MSNIHPHATLPRQDKETLLGQRGIVLWFCGLSGSGKSTIAGGVERVLHDQGRYTVRLDGDNLRTGLNANLSFSDDDRLENIRRTSEVAKILSTNGAIVLCSLITPRGIHRDLARGILGDDFAEIYVKASYQACEARDVKGLYAKAAKGEVANFTGRDSGFEEPQQAELVLDTEKLTVEDAVCEVLEFLSTRGVPAADLAGQA; encoded by the coding sequence ATGTCGAATATCCATCCGCACGCCACCCTGCCCCGGCAGGACAAGGAAACGCTTCTCGGCCAGCGCGGCATCGTGCTCTGGTTCTGCGGGCTTTCCGGCTCCGGGAAATCGACCATCGCCGGTGGCGTCGAGCGCGTGCTGCACGATCAGGGCCGCTACACCGTCCGGCTGGATGGCGACAATCTGCGCACCGGCCTGAATGCCAATCTCAGCTTCTCCGATGATGACCGGCTGGAAAACATCCGCCGGACCTCCGAGGTGGCGAAGATCCTTTCCACGAATGGCGCGATCGTCCTCTGCTCGCTGATCACCCCGCGCGGCATCCACCGGGATCTGGCCCGCGGCATCCTCGGCGACGACTTCGCCGAGATCTACGTGAAGGCCAGCTATCAGGCCTGCGAGGCCCGCGACGTGAAGGGTCTCTACGCCAAGGCAGCCAAGGGCGAGGTGGCGAATTTCACCGGCCGCGACAGCGGATTCGAAGAGCCACAGCAGGCCGAACTGGTCCTCGATACCGAGAAGCTGACCGTGGAAGACGCCGTCTGCGAGGTGCTGGAGTTTCTCAGCACGAGGGGCGTTCCAGCCGCGGATCTGGCGGGTCAGGCTTGA
- a CDS encoding WecB/TagA/CpsF family glycosyltransferase produces MRTVPVIGLPLACTDYAGAVAWILDKAATSSTAVAVEAANTHVAALARSDAAFGESMRAFDLIVPDGMPLVWSLNAALPPAERLTDRVYGPTLMLETLEGTTGKPEFRHFLLGGKESTLEKLQSVFAGRFPGVAIAGAYSPPFGEWPEDEFERMTAKIRESGANLIWVGLGCPKQEHWIARHKDRLPPGVYFGIGAAFAFHAGEVSQAPAFLQRCGMEWAYRIAAEPRRLFRRYFTYNSLFVWYTLRDRMSGKTNRLP; encoded by the coding sequence ATGCGCACCGTCCCCGTCATCGGCCTGCCGCTCGCCTGCACGGACTACGCCGGAGCAGTCGCGTGGATCCTCGACAAGGCCGCTACTTCAAGTACGGCGGTCGCAGTAGAAGCTGCGAATACCCACGTCGCCGCGCTTGCCAGGAGCGACGCGGCCTTTGGCGAGTCGATGCGCGCCTTCGACCTCATCGTGCCCGACGGCATGCCGCTGGTCTGGTCGCTGAATGCCGCCCTGCCACCCGCCGAGCGCCTGACCGACCGCGTCTATGGCCCGACGCTGATGCTGGAGACACTGGAGGGCACCACGGGGAAGCCAGAGTTCCGCCACTTCCTGCTCGGGGGAAAGGAGTCCACGCTGGAGAAACTCCAGTCCGTCTTCGCCGGGCGCTTTCCCGGCGTGGCGATCGCGGGGGCCTATTCGCCACCCTTCGGCGAGTGGCCTGAGGATGAATTCGAGCGCATGACCGCGAAGATCCGCGAATCCGGAGCGAATCTCATCTGGGTCGGCCTCGGCTGCCCGAAGCAGGAGCATTGGATCGCCCGCCACAAGGACCGGCTGCCACCCGGCGTCTACTTCGGTATTGGGGCCGCCTTCGCCTTCCACGCCGGCGAGGTCTCGCAGGCACCCGCCTTCCTGCAGAGGTGCGGGATGGAATGGGCCTACCGCATCGCCGCCGAGCCACGCCGCCTCTTCCGCCGCTACTTCACCTACAATTCGCTCTTCGTCTGGTATACCCTGCGCGACCGGATGAGCGGGAAGACGAACCGGCTTCCTTGA
- a CDS encoding type II toxin-antitoxin system Phd/YefM family antitoxin encodes MNVISYTEARDRLASVWDEAVSARESVRIERRGHESVVLVPEGEWEGLVETGHLLRSPANARRLLAALNRLESGEGEVLSMEALAAKVE; translated from the coding sequence GTGAACGTCATATCCTATACGGAAGCCCGCGACCGGCTCGCCAGCGTCTGGGACGAGGCTGTGTCGGCTCGCGAGTCCGTGAGGATCGAAAGACGCGGCCACGAGTCCGTGGTATTGGTGCCGGAGGGAGAGTGGGAGGGTCTGGTGGAAACCGGCCACCTGCTCCGCTCTCCGGCCAATGCGCGGCGACTCTTGGCCGCCCTGAACCGGCTCGAAAGCGGCGAAGGCGAAGTGCTGTCCATGGAAGCTCTCGCCGCGAAGGTGGAATGA
- the gmd gene encoding GDP-mannose 4,6-dehydratase — translation MKKALITGITGQDGSYLAEFLLEKGYEVHGIKRRASLFNTQRVDHIYEDPHVEHARFRLHYGDLTDTSNLTRILSEVQPDEVYNLGAQSHVAVSFEAPEYTADVDAIGTLRLLEAIRFLGMEKKTRFYQASTSELYGLVQEIPQKETTPFYPRSPYAVAKMYAYWITVNYRESYGMYACNGILFNHESPRRGETFVTRKITRGIANISQGLETCLYLGNMDALRDWGHAKDYVRMQWMMLQQEQAEDFVIATGKQISVREFVRMSAKEAGIEVEFTGTGVDEIATVTAVNAEAAPAVKVGDVIVKVDPRYFRPAEVETLLGDPTKAKEKLGWIPEITVEEMCAEMVASDVDTAKRHALLKAHGHHVSVSKE, via the coding sequence ATGAAGAAAGCTCTTATCACCGGCATCACCGGCCAGGACGGTTCGTATCTCGCGGAATTCCTGCTGGAAAAAGGTTACGAGGTCCACGGCATCAAGCGCCGCGCCTCGCTCTTCAATACCCAGCGCGTGGATCACATCTATGAAGATCCCCACGTGGAGCACGCCCGCTTCCGCCTGCACTACGGTGACCTCACCGACACCTCGAACCTGACGCGCATACTTTCCGAAGTGCAGCCGGACGAGGTGTACAACCTCGGCGCGCAGTCGCACGTGGCGGTGTCCTTCGAGGCCCCGGAATACACCGCGGACGTCGATGCGATCGGCACGCTGCGCCTGCTGGAAGCGATCCGCTTCCTCGGCATGGAGAAGAAGACGCGCTTCTACCAGGCGTCGACCTCCGAGCTCTACGGCCTGGTGCAGGAGATCCCGCAGAAGGAAACCACACCCTTTTACCCGCGCTCCCCGTATGCCGTGGCGAAGATGTATGCCTACTGGATCACGGTGAACTACCGCGAGTCCTACGGCATGTATGCCTGCAATGGCATCCTCTTCAACCACGAGTCCCCGCGCCGCGGCGAGACCTTCGTGACGCGCAAGATCACCCGCGGCATCGCGAACATTTCTCAGGGCCTCGAGACCTGCCTCTACCTCGGCAACATGGACGCGCTGCGCGACTGGGGCCACGCGAAGGACTACGTCCGCATGCAGTGGATGATGCTCCAGCAGGAGCAGGCCGAGGACTTCGTGATCGCCACCGGCAAGCAGATCTCCGTCCGTGAATTCGTCCGCATGTCCGCCAAGGAAGCGGGCATCGAGGTGGAATTCACCGGCACCGGCGTGGATGAGATCGCCACCGTGACCGCCGTGAATGCCGAAGCTGCCCCGGCAGTGAAGGTCGGCGACGTGATCGTGAAGGTGGACCCACGCTACTTCCGCCCCGCGGAAGTGGAAACGCTGCTCGGCGACCCGACCAAGGCGAAGGAAAAGCTCGGCTGGATCCCGGAAATCACCGTCGAGGAAATGTGCGCCGAGATGGTCGCCTCCGACGTGGATACCGCCAAGCGCCACGCCCTGCTCAAGGCACACGGCCACCACGTGTCCGTGTCGAAGGAGTAA
- a CDS encoding GDP-L-fucose synthase family protein, with amino-acid sequence MSKIFITGHRGMVGSALVREAGKQGGHEVITAGRDTLDLLNQQAVFDFLAAEKPDIVIIAAAKVGGIHANATYPADFIYENLSIASNLVEGSRRAGVPRVLFLGSSCIYPKMAPQPMPEDCLLTSPLEVTNEAYAIAKIAGLKLCQHYRAQHGLMYHSAMPTNLYGPGDNYHPENSHVIPALIRRFHEAKVAGAPSVTIWGTGTPRREFLHVDDLAAACFHLLGLESPPDWVNVGVGDDVTILELAQLVAETVGYTGEILTDPTKPDGTPRKLMDVSKIKGTGWTPEIAFRDGLAGAYQDLLATLETGAARL; translated from the coding sequence ATGTCCAAGATCTTCATCACCGGCCACCGCGGAATGGTGGGCTCCGCACTCGTCCGCGAGGCGGGGAAGCAGGGCGGCCACGAGGTCATCACCGCGGGCCGCGACACGCTGGACCTGCTGAACCAGCAGGCGGTTTTCGACTTCCTCGCGGCGGAGAAGCCGGACATCGTGATCATCGCCGCAGCTAAAGTCGGCGGCATCCACGCGAACGCCACCTACCCGGCGGATTTCATCTACGAGAACCTTAGTATCGCCTCGAATCTGGTCGAGGGCAGCCGCCGCGCCGGGGTCCCCCGCGTGCTCTTCCTCGGCTCCTCCTGCATCTATCCGAAGATGGCTCCCCAGCCGATGCCCGAGGATTGCCTGCTGACGAGCCCGCTGGAAGTGACCAACGAGGCCTACGCCATCGCGAAGATCGCGGGCCTGAAGCTGTGCCAGCACTACCGCGCGCAGCACGGCCTCATGTATCACTCGGCGATGCCGACGAATCTCTACGGTCCCGGCGACAACTACCACCCGGAGAATTCCCATGTCATTCCCGCGCTCATCCGCCGCTTCCATGAGGCGAAGGTGGCGGGCGCACCGAGCGTGACGATCTGGGGCACCGGGACACCGCGCCGCGAATTCCTCCACGTGGACGACCTCGCTGCCGCCTGCTTCCACCTGCTCGGCCTGGAAAGCCCGCCGGACTGGGTAAATGTCGGCGTGGGCGACGACGTGACCATCCTGGAGCTGGCGCAGCTCGTCGCGGAGACCGTCGGCTACACCGGCGAGATCCTCACCGACCCGACCAAGCCGGACGGCACTCCGCGCAAGCTGATGGACGTGTCGAAGATCAAGGGCACTGGCTGGACCCCGGAAATCGCATTCCGCGATGGCCTCGCCGGTGCTTACCAGGACCTCCTCGCCACCCTCGAAACCGGCGCCGCCCGCCTCTGA
- a CDS encoding DUF3368 domain-containing protein, producing the protein MTLVINASPLIVLSKAGLMDIVLNLATELVIPEPVALEINRAKNPLDPARTWIGNHACLVRTAMPNTPFLAAWDLGAGETSVIALAESLAGSIAVLDDLAARRCAQALGLKVTGTLGIILAAKQRKILPAVKPALDAVIAAGMFISPSHIHQVLASAGEAN; encoded by the coding sequence ATGACCCTCGTCATCAATGCCTCCCCCCTGATCGTGCTATCGAAGGCTGGGCTGATGGACATCGTTCTCAATCTCGCCACCGAGCTGGTGATTCCAGAGCCAGTGGCTCTCGAAATCAACCGAGCCAAGAATCCTTTAGATCCGGCCCGAACTTGGATTGGCAATCACGCCTGCCTAGTTAGAACCGCCATGCCAAACACTCCGTTTCTCGCGGCGTGGGATCTGGGAGCAGGCGAGACGTCGGTCATCGCCCTTGCAGAATCCCTCGCCGGATCGATTGCAGTGCTTGACGATCTGGCCGCCCGCCGCTGCGCGCAGGCTCTCGGATTGAAAGTTACGGGCACCTTGGGAATCATCCTCGCGGCGAAGCAACGGAAGATCCTTCCCGCGGTCAAACCTGCCTTGGACGCCGTGATCGCCGCCGGGATGTTCATCTCTCCCTCTCACATCCATCAAGTGCTCGCCAGCGCGGGCGAAGCCAACTGA
- a CDS encoding UPF0175 family protein, whose product MKLEIDVPESAFSALRQAPGELAASMRLMAAIKWYETGMLSQERAAELAGQSRQEFLLSMSRVGVSPFQGVEDDLAAFAE is encoded by the coding sequence GTGAAACTGGAAATCGACGTGCCTGAGTCCGCATTCTCGGCTCTCCGCCAAGCTCCCGGAGAGCTGGCTGCGAGCATGCGCCTGATGGCCGCGATCAAATGGTATGAAACCGGCATGCTCAGCCAGGAACGGGCAGCCGAGTTGGCGGGACAATCCCGCCAGGAATTCCTGCTTTCCATGTCGCGGGTCGGTGTCAGCCCGTTCCAAGGAGTGGAAGACGACCTTGCTGCTTTCGCGGAATGA